In the Pseudomonas orientalis genome, one interval contains:
- a CDS encoding SulP family inorganic anion transporter: MSRPNRYTLFPFLSWLPCQTRASVGRDAIVGLSGAVLALPQSIAYALIAGLPPEYGLYAAIIPVLIACLWGSSWHLICGPTAAISIVLYASISPLAVPGSQDYITLILLLTVLAGVFQWLLGMLRFGALVNFVSHSVVLGFTLGAAVVIALGQLPNLLGLDLPSQATAINSLLALLEHAGEWDRASLILGLGTLLVGALLKYLVPRWPSLLIALALGSLATWLWPALFGQVALVSSFIGKLPPLRPLPMDLDTILRLLPSAVAVGMLGLVTSLSIARSLSARSQQLLDANQEVRAQGLSNIVGGFFSGYLSAGSFTRSGLSYEAGARSPLAGVFSALWVALFALFGAGLIAHIPIPSMAASILLICWGLVDHRGIRALYRVSRAEFVVMALTCVATLLLELQTAIYAGVLASLFFYLKRTSQPRVQQWRDGDEDVLRVGGSIFFGASHYLQVRLQRLQRERVVIEAQQINFIDYSGVEMLHQEARRLKGLGRSLTLRGARPQVVEDLKKLEGAENCPIHFED, encoded by the coding sequence ATGTCCCGGCCCAACCGCTACACACTGTTCCCTTTCCTCAGTTGGCTGCCGTGCCAAACCCGCGCCAGCGTCGGTCGGGACGCCATCGTCGGCCTCAGTGGCGCCGTACTCGCGCTGCCACAGTCGATTGCCTACGCACTGATTGCCGGGCTCCCACCGGAGTACGGGCTGTACGCGGCCATCATTCCGGTGTTGATCGCGTGCCTGTGGGGCTCGTCCTGGCACCTGATCTGCGGTCCTACAGCGGCAATTTCCATTGTGCTCTACGCCAGTATCAGCCCGCTGGCGGTGCCGGGTTCCCAGGATTACATCACCTTGATCCTGCTGCTGACCGTCCTCGCCGGAGTGTTCCAGTGGTTACTGGGCATGCTGCGCTTCGGCGCGCTGGTGAATTTCGTCTCCCATTCGGTGGTGCTGGGGTTCACCCTGGGCGCCGCCGTGGTGATCGCCCTGGGTCAGTTGCCCAACCTGCTGGGGCTGGACCTGCCGAGCCAGGCCACCGCGATTAACAGCCTGCTGGCGCTGCTCGAGCATGCCGGCGAGTGGGACCGCGCATCGCTCATCCTGGGCCTGGGCACCTTGCTGGTCGGCGCACTGCTCAAATACCTGGTGCCACGCTGGCCGAGCCTGTTGATCGCCCTGGCCCTGGGCAGCCTCGCCACATGGCTGTGGCCGGCGCTGTTCGGGCAGGTGGCGTTGGTCAGTTCGTTCATCGGCAAGCTGCCACCCTTGCGCCCGTTGCCCATGGACCTGGACACGATCCTGCGCCTGCTGCCGAGCGCCGTGGCGGTGGGCATGCTGGGGCTGGTGACCAGCCTGTCGATTGCCCGCTCACTGTCGGCCCGTTCGCAGCAACTGCTCGACGCCAATCAAGAAGTTCGCGCCCAGGGCTTATCCAATATCGTCGGCGGATTTTTCTCCGGGTATCTGTCGGCAGGTTCATTCACCCGTTCCGGCCTCAGTTATGAGGCGGGCGCCCGCTCGCCATTGGCCGGCGTGTTTTCCGCGCTCTGGGTGGCGCTGTTCGCGCTGTTTGGCGCGGGGTTGATCGCGCACATTCCGATTCCGAGCATGGCGGCAAGTATCCTGTTGATCTGCTGGGGGCTGGTGGACCACCGCGGCATCCGTGCGTTGTACCGCGTGAGCCGCGCCGAATTCGTGGTGATGGCGCTGACATGTGTTGCTACCTTGCTGCTGGAACTGCAAACGGCGATTTACGCCGGGGTACTCGCGTCGTTGTTTTTCTACCTCAAGCGCACCTCTCAACCCCGGGTGCAGCAATGGCGCGACGGTGACGAGGATGTGTTGCGCGTGGGTGGCTCGATCTTTTTTGGCGCCAGCCACTACCTGCAGGTGCGGCTGCAACGGTTGCAGCGCGAGCGGGTGGTGATCGAGGCGCAGCAGATCAACTTTATCGACTACTCCGGGGTGGAGATGCTGCACCAGGAAGCGCGGCGGCTGAAGGGGCTGGGACGCAGCCTGACCTTGCGCGGGGCCAGGCCGCAGGTGGTTGAAGACTTGAAGAAGCTGGAAGGCGCCGAAAACTGCCCCATCCATTTCGAAGACTGA
- the choX gene encoding choline ABC transporter substrate-binding protein, whose protein sequence is MQKLTVVLGILALSSANAFADSSCETVKMADPGWSDIAATNAITGFLLTGMGYTPKVDTLAVPITFGGLKDGQVDVFMGNWMPAQQGFYDKFVANGDVVQLAKNLDGTEFTLAVPDYVWNAGVHDFADLNKFADRFGKKIYGIGSGAPANISLQEIIKKNDFDLGQWKLVESSEQAMLAEVSRAVKKQRFVTFLGWTPHPMNVQLKMHYLTGGEQYFGSTGSVYTLTRKGYAQACPNVGKLLTNLSFTQDMENSIMAEVANNKASNTEAAKAWIKANPAVLDKWLEGVKTLDGKDALAAVKANL, encoded by the coding sequence ATGCAAAAGTTAACGGTAGTGCTGGGCATCCTGGCGTTGAGCAGCGCCAATGCATTTGCGGACTCGAGTTGCGAAACGGTGAAAATGGCCGATCCCGGCTGGAGCGACATTGCGGCCACCAATGCCATCACCGGTTTTCTGCTGACCGGCATGGGCTACACGCCCAAGGTCGACACCCTGGCCGTGCCGATTACCTTTGGCGGGCTCAAGGATGGCCAGGTGGATGTGTTCATGGGCAACTGGATGCCGGCGCAACAAGGCTTCTACGACAAGTTCGTGGCCAATGGTGATGTCGTACAGTTGGCCAAGAATCTCGACGGCACCGAGTTCACCCTCGCCGTGCCGGACTATGTGTGGAACGCCGGCGTGCATGATTTTGCCGACCTGAATAAATTCGCCGACCGGTTCGGCAAGAAGATCTACGGCATCGGCTCCGGCGCGCCGGCGAATATCTCGTTGCAGGAGATCATCAAGAAGAATGATTTTGACCTCGGCCAGTGGAAGCTGGTCGAGTCGAGTGAGCAGGCGATGCTCGCCGAAGTCTCGCGAGCGGTAAAGAAACAGCGCTTCGTCACCTTCCTCGGCTGGACGCCGCACCCCATGAACGTGCAACTGAAAATGCACTACCTCACAGGCGGCGAGCAGTATTTCGGCAGCACCGGCAGCGTCTACACCTTGACCCGCAAGGGCTATGCGCAAGCCTGTCCGAATGTGGGCAAACTGCTGACCAACCTGAGTTTCACCCAGGACATGGAAAACAGCATCATGGCTGAAGTGGCCAACAACAAGGCCAGCAATACCGAAGCTGCCAAGGCGTGGATCAAGGCCAACCCGGCGGTATTGGACAAGTGGCTGGAGGGCGTGAAAACCCTGGATGGCAAGGATGCGTTGGCAGCGGTAAAAGCCAACCTCTAA
- the betC gene encoding choline-sulfatase, producing the protein MKRKNILFIMADQMAAPMLPLYGPSPIKLPNLSRLAEQGVVFDAAYCNSPLCAPSRFTLVSGQLPSKIGAYDNAADFPADVPTYAHYLRRLGYRTALSGKMHFCGPDQLHGYEERLTSDIYPADYGWAVNWDEPDVRPTWYHNMASVLQAGPCVRTNQLDFDEEVVFKAQQYLFDHIREDSEQPFCLTVSMTHPHDPYTIPKPFWDLYDDNDIPLPATPAQGDLDPHSQRLLKVYDLWGKPLPVDKIRDARRAYFGACSYIDSNVGKLLQTLQDTGLADNTIIIFSGDHGDMLGERGLWYKMHWFEMAARVPLLISAPGQFAARRVTQAVSTADLLPTLVELAGGELDPRLPLDGRSLLAHLQGEGGHDEVFGEYMAEGTISPLMMIRRGAYKFIYSEDDPCLLFDVHNDPHERENLNQSPEHRPLFEAFLNEARAKWDIPAIHQQVLASQRRRRLVFQALTQGKLKSWDHQPLVDASQQYMRNHIDLDDLERKARYPQPCQH; encoded by the coding sequence ATGAAGCGCAAGAACATTCTTTTCATCATGGCCGATCAAATGGCCGCGCCGATGTTGCCGCTCTACGGGCCTTCCCCGATCAAGCTGCCAAACCTGAGCCGCCTCGCCGAACAAGGCGTGGTCTTCGACGCCGCCTACTGCAACAGCCCGCTGTGCGCACCTTCGCGCTTCACACTGGTCAGCGGCCAGCTGCCGAGCAAGATTGGCGCCTACGACAACGCGGCGGATTTTCCCGCCGATGTGCCGACCTATGCCCACTACCTGCGTCGCCTCGGCTACCGCACGGCGCTGTCGGGCAAGATGCATTTCTGTGGTCCCGACCAGTTGCACGGTTATGAAGAGCGCCTGACCAGCGACATCTACCCGGCCGACTACGGCTGGGCGGTGAACTGGGACGAACCGGATGTACGCCCCACCTGGTATCACAACATGGCCTCGGTGCTGCAAGCCGGGCCATGCGTGCGCACCAACCAGCTGGATTTCGATGAAGAGGTGGTGTTCAAGGCTCAGCAATACCTGTTCGATCATATCCGCGAGGACAGCGAGCAGCCGTTCTGTCTGACGGTGTCGATGACCCATCCCCACGACCCGTACACCATTCCCAAACCATTCTGGGACCTGTACGACGACAACGACATTCCCTTGCCGGCGACGCCGGCCCAGGGCGATCTCGACCCCCATTCCCAGCGTTTGCTCAAAGTCTATGACCTGTGGGGCAAGCCGCTGCCTGTGGATAAGATCCGCGATGCACGGCGTGCCTATTTCGGCGCATGCAGCTACATCGACAGCAACGTTGGCAAGCTGCTGCAAACCCTGCAAGACACCGGCCTGGCCGATAACACCATCATCATCTTCTCCGGCGACCACGGCGATATGCTGGGCGAACGCGGCCTCTGGTACAAAATGCACTGGTTCGAAATGGCCGCCCGCGTGCCGCTGCTGATCAGTGCGCCAGGCCAATTCGCGGCGCGCCGTGTGACCCAGGCCGTCTCGACCGCCGACCTGTTGCCCACCCTGGTGGAGCTGGCCGGCGGCGAGCTGGACCCGCGCCTGCCGCTGGATGGCCGTTCGCTGCTGGCACACTTGCAAGGCGAGGGCGGGCACGACGAAGTGTTTGGCGAATACATGGCCGAAGGTACCATCAGCCCGCTGATGATGATTCGCCGGGGCGCCTATAAATTCATCTACAGCGAAGACGACCCCTGTCTACTGTTCGATGTGCATAACGACCCGCACGAGCGGGAGAACCTCAACCAGTCACCGGAACACCGGCCACTGTTCGAGGCGTTCTTGAATGAGGCCCGGGCCAAATGGGACATCCCGGCGATCCACCAACAGGTGCTCGCCAGCCAACGCCGCCGTCGCCTGGTGTTCCAAGCACTGACCCAGGGCAAGCTCAAGAGCTGGGATCACCAGCCACTGGTGGACGCGAGTCAGCAGTACATGCGCAACCATATCGACCTCGACGACCTGGAGCGCAAGGCACGTTATCCACAACCCTGCCAACACTAA
- a CDS encoding choline sulfate utilization transcriptional regulator: MYEALGDLSLDLLRAFEAAARQRSFTGAAMELGTTQPAISQQIKRLEEQLAIRLFDRIYRGIELTDAGALLFEHVQAGLQTINLGLGTVTRQDQHEVLQVATDFAFAAYWLMPRLHRFHQANPQVDVSLVTSERNHASLRSDIDVAVLFGDGRFKQGDSLWLFNEEVFPVCSPQWLRNQATALTVQTLPDYPLLHLRQENNRQWFDWAGVFRELGISAAPTPGQLRFDNYTLLIQAAIAGQGVAIGWRHLVDNLLEQNWLCRPIGDTVVSRFGYYVVQPQRKRRGQLVERFVDWLVAEQASSAQSLTGLALPSIAV; this comes from the coding sequence ATGTATGAAGCGCTCGGAGACCTCTCCCTCGACCTGCTGCGTGCGTTCGAAGCGGCTGCGCGCCAGCGCAGTTTTACCGGCGCCGCGATGGAGCTGGGCACCACCCAACCGGCCATCAGCCAACAGATCAAACGGCTTGAAGAGCAACTGGCGATCCGCTTGTTCGATCGCATCTACCGTGGCATCGAATTGACCGACGCCGGCGCCCTGTTGTTCGAACACGTGCAAGCGGGCCTGCAAACCATCAACCTGGGCCTCGGCACCGTCACCCGGCAGGACCAGCATGAAGTGCTGCAAGTGGCCACCGACTTCGCCTTCGCCGCCTACTGGCTGATGCCGCGTCTGCATCGTTTCCACCAGGCCAACCCGCAGGTCGACGTGAGCCTGGTGACCAGCGAGCGCAACCACGCCAGCCTGCGCAGCGACATCGACGTGGCGGTGCTGTTTGGCGATGGACGTTTCAAGCAAGGCGACAGCCTCTGGTTGTTCAACGAGGAAGTGTTCCCGGTGTGCAGCCCGCAGTGGCTCAGGAACCAGGCCACAGCGCTGACGGTGCAGACCCTGCCGGACTACCCCCTGCTGCACTTGCGCCAGGAGAACAATCGGCAATGGTTCGATTGGGCCGGTGTGTTTCGCGAACTGGGTATCAGCGCCGCACCCACCCCTGGCCAGTTGCGTTTCGACAATTACACGCTGTTGATTCAGGCGGCTATTGCCGGCCAGGGCGTCGCGATCGGCTGGCGCCACCTGGTGGATAACCTGTTGGAGCAGAACTGGCTGTGCAGGCCGATCGGCGACACGGTGGTCTCGCGCTTCGGCTATTACGTGGTGCAGCCTCAGCGCAAGCGTCGTGGGCAGCTGGTCGAACGGTTTGTCGATTGGCTGGTGGCGGAGCAGGCCAGCAGTGCGCAGTCATTGACCGGGCTGGCCCTGCCGTCGATTGCGGTCTAG
- a CDS encoding DOPA 4,5-dioxygenase family protein, with the protein MQRIKAYHAHIYFDADTLEQARTLCEDAAALFPLRMGRVHERAVGPHPDWSCQLAFEPEYIGVVLPWLALHRNGLVVFLHPETGDDLKDHTDYAIWMGAMRELDLSVF; encoded by the coding sequence ATGCAACGTATCAAGGCCTATCACGCCCATATCTACTTCGACGCCGACACCCTTGAGCAGGCACGCACCTTGTGTGAGGACGCGGCGGCGCTGTTCCCGCTGCGCATGGGGCGTGTGCATGAGCGTGCGGTGGGCCCGCACCCGGACTGGAGCTGCCAGTTGGCATTCGAGCCGGAATACATTGGCGTGGTGCTGCCGTGGCTGGCGCTGCACCGCAATGGCCTGGTGGTGTTCCTGCACCCCGAGACCGGCGATGACCTGAAGGATCACACCGATTACGCGATCTGGATGGGCGCGATGCGGGAGCTGGATTTGTCTGTTTTCTAA
- a CDS encoding 2-dehydro-3-deoxygalactonokinase, protein MQAQLIALDWGTSSLRAYKLGPAGVVLEQRSLASGIMHLPSEPRDIAGVRCSNGFELAFDTACGDWLDAQPDLPVIACGMVGSAQGWSEAAYRNTPVDVASLGQALHKVRSVRGVDVHIVPGVIEQVGLPNVMRGEETQVLGVLHGLATQVLIGLPGSHSKWVEVVEGCITHFDTFMTGELFAVLSQHSILGRTQQSSKHFHTEAFDRGVQVALSADGRRGVLSTLFSARTLGLTAQLTPEQQPDYLSGLLIGHELAGLPDSAKPKPIVLVGAAPLCARYQRALALCGFADVSLAQAASERGLWQLAVAAGLTQPVTEA, encoded by the coding sequence ATGCAGGCGCAATTGATCGCGCTCGATTGGGGAACCAGCTCCCTTCGTGCTTACAAACTAGGCCCCGCCGGCGTGGTGCTGGAACAACGCTCACTGGCGTCGGGCATCATGCATTTGCCCAGTGAACCGCGTGACATCGCGGGCGTGCGTTGCAGCAATGGTTTCGAGCTGGCCTTTGATACCGCCTGCGGGGACTGGCTCGACGCCCAGCCCGACCTGCCGGTGATTGCCTGCGGCATGGTCGGCAGCGCACAGGGTTGGAGCGAAGCGGCTTATCGCAACACCCCGGTGGATGTGGCCAGCCTGGGCCAGGCGCTGCACAAGGTGCGCAGCGTGCGTGGTGTCGATGTGCATATCGTGCCGGGCGTGATCGAACAGGTCGGCCTGCCCAATGTGATGCGCGGCGAAGAAACCCAGGTGCTCGGCGTGCTGCACGGGCTTGCGACTCAAGTACTGATCGGCCTGCCGGGCAGCCATTCCAAATGGGTCGAGGTGGTCGAGGGGTGCATCACTCACTTCGACACGTTCATGACCGGTGAGCTGTTCGCCGTATTGAGCCAGCACAGCATCCTGGGGCGTACCCAGCAATCATCGAAACATTTCCATACCGAGGCGTTTGACCGCGGCGTGCAGGTCGCGCTGTCGGCAGACGGTCGGCGCGGCGTGCTCTCGACCCTGTTCAGTGCCCGTACCCTCGGCCTGACCGCCCAACTGACGCCTGAGCAGCAGCCCGACTACCTGTCCGGCCTGCTGATCGGTCATGAACTCGCCGGTTTACCCGACAGCGCAAAACCCAAGCCGATCGTCCTGGTCGGTGCCGCCCCCCTCTGCGCCCGCTATCAACGTGCCCTCGCGCTGTGCGGCTTCGCCGACGTCAGCCTGGCGCAGGCAGCCAGCGAGCGCGGTTTGTGGCAACTGGCCGTGGCGGCCGGGCTCACTCAACCTGTAACGGAGGCCTGA
- a CDS encoding 2-dehydro-3-deoxy-6-phosphogalactonate aldolase — protein MLKTALAQNGLIAILRGVRPDEAEAVGRALYQAGFRVIEVPLNSPDPYTSIRTLRDSLPADCLIGAGTVLTPEQVEQVKAAGGQVIVMPHSDAKVLRAATAAGLYLSPGVATPTEAFAALAEGADVLKLFPAEQMAPAVIKAWLAVLPAGTLLLPVGGITPDNMQVFTDAGAKGFGLGSGLFKPGMTVEQVASRAQAYVAAWKALS, from the coding sequence ATGCTTAAAACAGCACTCGCACAAAACGGTTTGATCGCGATCCTGCGCGGTGTGCGCCCGGACGAAGCCGAAGCGGTCGGCCGGGCGCTGTACCAGGCCGGTTTTCGCGTGATCGAAGTGCCGCTCAACTCGCCGGACCCTTACACCAGCATCCGCACCCTGCGCGACAGCTTGCCCGCCGATTGCCTGATCGGTGCCGGTACGGTGCTCACGCCCGAACAGGTCGAGCAGGTCAAGGCCGCCGGCGGTCAGGTGATCGTGATGCCCCACAGCGATGCCAAGGTATTGCGGGCGGCGACAGCGGCGGGCTTGTATCTGTCGCCGGGCGTCGCCACGCCGACCGAAGCCTTTGCCGCACTGGCCGAAGGCGCCGACGTATTGAAACTGTTCCCGGCCGAGCAAATGGCCCCGGCGGTGATCAAGGCCTGGCTTGCGGTATTGCCGGCGGGCACGTTGCTGCTGCCGGTGGGCGGTATCACCCCGGACAACATGCAAGTGTTTACCGACGCCGGTGCCAAAGGCTTCGGGCTGGGCTCCGGATTGTTCAAACCGGGGATGACCGTCGAGCAGGTTGCGAGCCGCGCCCAGGCTTATGTCGCGGCCTGGAAAGCCCTGAGCTGA
- the dgoD gene encoding galactonate dehydratase has translation MKITKLTTFIVPPRWCFLKVETDQGVTGWGEPVVEGRAHTVAAAVEELSDYLIGKDPRNIEDIWTVLYRGGFYRGGAVHMSALAGIDQALWDIKGKALGVSVSDLLGGQVRDKIRVYSWIGGDRPADTARAAKEAVARGFTAVKMNGTEELQFVDSFEKVDLALANVAAVRDAVGPNVGIGVDFHGRVHKPMAKVLMKELDPYKLMFIEEPVLSENYEALKELAPLTSTPIALGERLFSRWDFKRVLSEGYVDIIQPDASHAGGITETRKIANMAEAYDVALALHCPLGPIALAACLQLDAVCYNAFIQEQSLGIHYNESNDLLDYVRDPGVFDYDQGFVKIPNGPGLGIEINEEYVIERAAIGHRWRNPIWRHADGSFAEW, from the coding sequence ATGAAAATCACCAAACTGACGACCTTCATCGTCCCGCCGCGCTGGTGCTTCCTCAAGGTCGAAACCGACCAGGGCGTCACCGGCTGGGGTGAACCCGTGGTTGAAGGTCGCGCCCACACCGTGGCCGCTGCCGTCGAAGAATTGTCCGACTACCTGATCGGCAAAGACCCACGCAATATCGAAGATATCTGGACCGTGCTCTACCGCGGCGGTTTCTACCGCGGTGGCGCTGTGCACATGAGCGCCCTGGCCGGTATCGACCAGGCGTTGTGGGACATCAAGGGCAAGGCTCTGGGTGTGTCCGTCAGCGATCTGCTGGGCGGCCAGGTGCGCGACAAGATCCGCGTGTATTCGTGGATTGGCGGCGACCGCCCCGCCGACACCGCCCGCGCTGCCAAAGAGGCCGTGGCCCGTGGTTTCACTGCGGTGAAAATGAACGGTACCGAAGAGCTGCAGTTCGTCGACAGCTTCGAAAAAGTCGACCTGGCCCTGGCCAACGTCGCTGCTGTGCGTGATGCGGTCGGCCCCAACGTCGGCATCGGCGTCGACTTTCATGGCCGCGTGCACAAGCCCATGGCCAAGGTGCTGATGAAGGAGCTGGACCCGTACAAGCTGATGTTCATCGAAGAACCGGTGCTCAGCGAAAACTACGAGGCCCTCAAGGAACTGGCACCGCTGACCAGCACCCCGATTGCCCTGGGCGAGCGCCTGTTCTCGCGTTGGGACTTCAAGCGTGTACTCAGTGAAGGCTACGTCGACATCATTCAGCCGGATGCGTCCCACGCCGGCGGCATCACCGAAACCCGCAAGATCGCCAACATGGCCGAAGCCTACGACGTGGCCCTGGCCCTGCACTGCCCGCTGGGCCCGATTGCCCTGGCGGCCTGTCTGCAACTGGATGCGGTGTGCTACAACGCGTTTATCCAGGAACAGAGCCTGGGCATTCACTACAACGAGAGCAATGATCTGCTCGACTACGTGCGCGATCCGGGCGTGTTCGATTATGACCAGGGCTTCGTGAAGATCCCCAACGGGCCGGGCCTGGGCATTGAGATCAACGAGGAATATGTGATCGAGCGCGCGGCCATCGGCCACCGCTGGCGCAATCCGATCTGGCGCCATGCCGATGGAAGTTTCGCCGAGTGGTGA
- a CDS encoding MFS transporter → MHPESLTGQAPLVTPSRKRFFIMVLLFITVVINYLDRSNLSIAAPALTSELGIDPVHVGLIFSAFGWTYAAMQIPGGWLVDRVPPRILYTAALLLWSIATVMLGFAASFIALFVLRMAVGALEAPAYPINSRVVTTWFPERERATAIGVYTSGQFVGLAFLTPVLAWLQHAFGWHMVFVATGGVGILWALIWYAVYREPMDFKGANAAEIQLIREGGGLVDMQEKAVKAPFSWVDLGIVLSKRKLWGIYLGQFCLNSTLWFFLTWFPTYLVKYRGMDFIKSGLLASLPFLAAFVGVLCSGIFSDWLIRRGASVGFARKLPIIGGLLISTAIIGANYVDSTAWVIAFLAVAFFGNGLASITWSLVSTLAPARLLGLTGGVFNFIGNLSAIATPIVIGFLASGDSFAPAITYIAVLALLGALSYVLLVGKVERIEL, encoded by the coding sequence ATGCACCCTGAATCCCTCACCGGACAGGCTCCTTTAGTCACGCCTAGCCGAAAGCGCTTCTTCATCATGGTGCTGCTGTTCATCACCGTGGTGATCAATTACCTCGACCGCAGCAACCTGTCGATTGCCGCCCCGGCGCTGACCAGCGAACTGGGCATTGACCCGGTCCATGTCGGGCTGATTTTCTCGGCCTTCGGCTGGACTTACGCTGCGATGCAGATCCCTGGCGGCTGGCTGGTTGACCGCGTGCCCCCGCGCATTCTCTACACCGCCGCCCTGCTGCTGTGGTCCATTGCCACCGTCATGCTCGGCTTTGCCGCAAGCTTTATCGCGTTGTTCGTGCTGCGCATGGCGGTCGGCGCCCTGGAAGCCCCGGCCTATCCGATCAACAGCCGGGTGGTGACCACCTGGTTTCCCGAGCGTGAGCGCGCCACGGCGATTGGCGTCTACACCTCCGGACAGTTTGTCGGGCTGGCGTTTCTCACCCCCGTGCTGGCCTGGCTGCAGCATGCATTCGGCTGGCACATGGTGTTCGTCGCCACCGGTGGCGTCGGCATTTTGTGGGCGCTGATCTGGTACGCGGTGTACCGCGAGCCCATGGACTTCAAAGGCGCCAACGCGGCGGAAATCCAGTTGATCCGTGAGGGCGGCGGCCTGGTGGATATGCAGGAAAAGGCCGTCAAGGCGCCGTTCAGTTGGGTTGACCTGGGCATTGTGCTGAGCAAGCGCAAGCTGTGGGGCATCTACCTGGGGCAGTTCTGCCTGAACTCCACCCTGTGGTTCTTCCTGACCTGGTTCCCGACCTACCTGGTGAAGTATCGCGGCATGGACTTCATCAAATCCGGTCTGCTCGCCTCGCTGCCGTTCCTGGCGGCGTTCGTCGGTGTGCTGTGCTCCGGGATTTTTTCCGACTGGCTGATTCGCCGGGGCGCGTCGGTAGGCTTTGCGCGCAAGTTGCCGATCATCGGCGGGCTGCTGATTTCCACCGCGATCATCGGCGCCAACTACGTGGATTCCACCGCCTGGGTGATTGCATTCCTGGCGGTGGCGTTCTTCGGCAACGGCCTGGCGTCGATCACCTGGTCGTTGGTGTCCACGCTGGCACCTGCCCGCTTGCTGGGGCTGACCGGTGGTGTGTTCAACTTCATCGGCAACCTGTCGGCCATTGCCACGCCGATCGTGATCGGTTTTCTCGCCAGTGGTGATTCATTTGCGCCGGCGATTACCTATATCGCGGTGCTGGCGCTGCTGGGGGCGCTTTCCTATGTGTTGCTGGTGGGCAAGGTCGAGCGAATCGAGTTGTAA